A genomic region of Friedmanniella luteola contains the following coding sequences:
- a CDS encoding ABC transporter ATP-binding protein, whose amino-acid sequence MTAPTTPAAGPRAPAGPEPDAAGESLVDFAGVAMQFPNGTVALSGVDLTVRRGEFVTVVGPSGCGKSTLLRIASGLETASEGTVALGTRRIGYVFQDATLLPWRTVQANVELLAELNKQPRAARAEQARQAIELVGLGGFEKSLPKQLSGGMRMRTSLARSLTLDPELFLFDEPFGALDEITRERLGDELLRIFGERRFAGLFITHSVAEAVYLSTRVVVMSGRPGRIVDTFEVDQTYPRDPDFRFTPEFAALSGQVSHALRGAHS is encoded by the coding sequence GTGACCGCACCCACCACCCCTGCCGCCGGGCCGCGGGCGCCGGCGGGTCCCGAGCCGGACGCGGCGGGGGAGTCGCTCGTCGACTTCGCCGGCGTCGCCATGCAGTTCCCCAACGGGACCGTGGCGCTGTCGGGTGTCGACCTGACCGTGCGCCGCGGCGAGTTCGTGACCGTCGTGGGGCCCAGCGGGTGCGGCAAGAGCACCCTGCTGCGGATCGCCTCCGGACTGGAGACGGCCAGCGAGGGCACGGTCGCGCTGGGCACCAGGCGGATCGGCTACGTGTTCCAGGACGCGACGCTGCTGCCGTGGCGCACCGTGCAGGCGAACGTCGAGCTGCTGGCCGAGCTGAACAAGCAGCCGCGGGCCGCCCGGGCCGAGCAGGCCCGGCAGGCCATCGAGCTGGTCGGGCTCGGCGGGTTCGAGAAGTCGCTGCCCAAGCAGCTGTCCGGCGGCATGCGGATGCGGACCTCGCTCGCCCGGTCGCTGACCCTGGACCCCGAGCTGTTCCTCTTCGACGAGCCGTTCGGCGCGCTCGACGAGATCACCCGGGAACGGCTCGGCGACGAGCTCCTGCGGATCTTCGGCGAGCGCCGGTTCGCCGGCCTGTTCATCACCCACTCGGTGGCCGAGGCGGTCTACCTCTCGACGCGGGTGGTGGTGATGAGCGGGCGCCCCGGCCGGATCGTCGACACCTTCGAGGTCGACCAGACCTACCCGCGCGACCCCGACTTCCGGTTCACCCCGGAGTTCGCGGCCCTCAGCGGCCAGGTCTCGCACGCGCTCCGCGGGGCCCACTCGTGA
- a CDS encoding amidohydrolase family protein, with protein MPGPAELSLLRNATLADGSRVDVEIAAGRVVAVLPAGQAEPTAAELDLDGHLLLPATADPHAHLDKARSWDAIRPPMGDLGSAIAAWRAHAATMTEDDVAARARAQALAMLAAGTTAIRSHVDIRTGDDPTLGTRALVRVREELAPLLDLELVALAGPETTDRAVEEALDLGVDLVGGACHLALDPHDDLARLLAIAERRGVGVDLHVDESLDGPVTLDAFARAVRGWTVNVSAGHCCRLGTLPGRERARVIAEVLASDVGVIANPITNLYLQGWQHPTSTPRGLTPARELLDAGVRFAAGADNVRDPFNPLGRGDALETAMLLVVAGHLTVTEAYAAVSSGAREVMRLPVAGPVVGAVADLLAVRGADLAAVVADAPADRVVVRGGRVVARTTTATEVALPWSAPLAPAPVSPEPVPPAITLEASR; from the coding sequence GTGCCGGGTCCCGCGGAGCTGTCGCTGCTCAGGAACGCGACCCTGGCCGACGGGTCCCGCGTCGACGTCGAGATCGCCGCCGGGCGGGTGGTCGCGGTGCTGCCGGCCGGGCAGGCCGAGCCGACCGCGGCCGAGCTGGACCTCGACGGCCACCTGCTGCTGCCGGCCACCGCCGACCCCCACGCCCACCTCGACAAGGCCCGGTCCTGGGACGCGATCCGGCCCCCGATGGGGGACCTGGGCAGCGCCATCGCCGCCTGGCGGGCCCACGCCGCCACCATGACCGAGGACGACGTGGCGGCCCGCGCCCGCGCGCAGGCCCTCGCCATGCTGGCCGCCGGCACGACAGCGATCCGCTCCCACGTCGACATCCGCACCGGCGACGACCCGACGCTCGGCACCCGGGCGCTGGTCCGGGTCCGCGAGGAGCTGGCCCCGCTGCTGGACCTCGAGCTGGTCGCCCTGGCCGGGCCGGAGACCACGGACCGCGCCGTGGAGGAGGCCCTCGACCTCGGCGTCGACCTGGTGGGCGGCGCCTGCCACCTGGCCCTGGACCCGCACGACGACCTGGCGCGGCTGCTGGCCATCGCGGAGCGCCGCGGCGTCGGGGTCGACCTGCACGTCGACGAGTCCCTGGACGGCCCCGTGACGCTCGACGCGTTCGCCCGCGCCGTCCGCGGCTGGACGGTCAACGTCTCCGCCGGGCACTGCTGCCGCCTCGGCACCCTGCCCGGGCGTGAGCGTGCCCGGGTGATCGCCGAGGTGCTGGCCAGCGACGTCGGGGTCATCGCCAACCCGATCACCAACCTGTACCTGCAGGGCTGGCAGCACCCCACGTCGACCCCGCGCGGGCTGACGCCGGCCCGGGAGCTGCTCGACGCCGGCGTCCGGTTCGCCGCCGGAGCCGACAACGTCCGCGACCCCTTCAACCCGCTGGGCCGCGGCGACGCCCTGGAGACCGCGATGCTGCTCGTCGTCGCCGGCCACCTCACCGTCACCGAGGCCTACGCCGCGGTCAGCTCCGGAGCCCGGGAGGTGATGCGGCTGCCGGTCGCCGGTCCCGTGGTGGGCGCCGTCGCCGACCTGCTCGCCGTCCGGGGCGCCGACCTGGCCGCGGTCGTCGCCGACGCCCCGGCCGACCGGGTGGTGGTGCGCGGCGGTCGGGTCGTCGCCCGCACGACCACGGCGACCGAGGTCGCGCTGCCGTGGTCGGCCCCCCTCGCTCCCGCGCCCGTCTCCCCCGAGCCCGTCCCACCCGCCATCACGTTGGAGGCCTCCCGGTGA
- a CDS encoding PDR/VanB family oxidoreductase has translation MFSDVERDCVISVHRQVADDVVLLELVAQNGRDLPPWEPGSHVDLLLTGSTTDVLERQYSLCGDPADRSRYRVAVLREVDGRGGSAAVHSDLREGAPLRIRGPRNHFVFEPPPGAPVVLVAGGIGITPFLSMAAAADADGRDLTLLYAGRSRRRMAFVDDLVRRYGDRVRVHVSDEATRLDVAVTLATLPSTAHVYACGPVALISAVEGAWGDRPSSQLHVEHFEAKEFGPPVWQEPFELELALTGVTALVPLEKTVLDVVEEQGVLVVSSCRKGTCGTCETPVLEGEVEHRDSVLTPDEQEAADTMMICVSRAAGPRLVLDL, from the coding sequence ATGTTCAGCGACGTCGAGCGCGACTGCGTCATCAGCGTCCACCGGCAGGTCGCCGACGACGTGGTGCTGCTGGAGCTGGTCGCGCAGAACGGCCGCGACCTGCCGCCGTGGGAGCCGGGCTCGCACGTCGACCTGCTGCTGACGGGCTCCACCACCGACGTGCTGGAGCGGCAGTACTCGCTGTGCGGTGACCCGGCCGACCGGTCGCGCTACCGGGTCGCGGTGCTGCGGGAGGTCGACGGCCGGGGCGGTTCGGCGGCCGTGCACAGCGACCTCCGCGAGGGCGCACCGCTCCGGATCCGCGGACCGCGCAACCACTTCGTCTTCGAGCCGCCGCCGGGAGCGCCCGTCGTCCTCGTGGCCGGCGGTATCGGCATCACCCCGTTCCTGTCCATGGCGGCGGCCGCCGACGCCGACGGCCGGGACCTGACCCTGCTCTACGCCGGCCGGTCCCGCCGGCGGATGGCCTTCGTCGACGACCTGGTCCGGCGCTACGGCGACCGCGTCCGGGTGCACGTCAGCGACGAGGCCACCCGGCTGGACGTCGCGGTCACGCTGGCGACGCTGCCGTCGACGGCGCACGTGTACGCGTGCGGCCCCGTCGCGCTGATCAGCGCGGTGGAGGGAGCCTGGGGCGACCGGCCGTCCTCGCAGCTGCACGTCGAGCACTTCGAGGCCAAGGAGTTCGGCCCCCCGGTCTGGCAGGAGCCGTTCGAGCTGGAGCTGGCGCTCACCGGGGTCACCGCCCTGGTGCCCCTGGAGAAGACGGTGCTCGACGTGGTGGAGGAGCAGGGTGTCCTCGTGGTCTCCTCGTGCCGCAAGGGCACCTGCGGGACCTGCGAAACCCCGGTGCTGGAGGGCGAGGTGGAGCACCGCGACTCCGTGCTGACCCCCGACGAGCAGGAGGCGGCCGACACGATGATGATCTGCGTCTCCCGGGCCGCCGGGCCGCGGCTGGTGCTGGACCTCTGA
- a CDS encoding amidohydrolase family protein has translation MTDADGAGQRALSVVGAAVVVVDGVGRSTAPVHVVDGRVSVEPAPGAEVLEADGCVVTPGLVNAHHHLLQTAFRTLPGTRGVPMATWLPTMAAAYAAAGVDPELCSVAARAGLAEALLCGVTTVADHHLTWPAGADTVGMARATAAAARSLGARLVFVRGTARDDPETAAASATAIAEALVPGRPDGVSADGLLQLAVGPAGVHSDGEETFRLLGEVAARFGLRRRTQSNEQVDVAVAAERYGRRPLELLAAWGWLAPDVTLAHLCDVTPAEVERIADAGATATHAPGCDLPMGWGVAPVAALRVAGVPVGLGTSGGGSNDAGHLLADARLAMQVAPLGGGALAAREVLEMATTGSAAGLGRPELGHLRPGAAADLCVWDVSGVADAGVADPVDGLLWAAPGRRPRHVVVAGRVVVRDGRLVSADEQSVVAGLRARVGR, from the coding sequence ATGACGGATGCGGACGGGGCCGGACAGCGGGCGCTCTCGGTCGTGGGGGCCGCGGTGGTGGTCGTCGACGGGGTCGGGCGGTCGACCGCGCCGGTGCACGTCGTCGACGGCCGGGTGAGCGTGGAGCCTGCGCCGGGCGCCGAGGTCCTGGAGGCTGACGGCTGCGTCGTGACGCCGGGGCTGGTCAACGCGCACCACCACCTCCTGCAGACGGCGTTCCGGACCCTGCCGGGCACCCGCGGCGTGCCCATGGCGACGTGGCTGCCCACGATGGCCGCCGCCTACGCGGCGGCAGGGGTGGACCCGGAGCTGTGCTCGGTGGCCGCCCGGGCCGGGTTGGCGGAGGCGCTGCTCTGCGGGGTCACGACCGTCGCCGACCACCACCTCACCTGGCCGGCCGGCGCCGACACCGTCGGGATGGCCCGGGCCACCGCCGCGGCGGCCCGGTCGCTGGGCGCCCGGCTCGTGTTCGTCCGCGGCACCGCGCGGGACGACCCGGAGACCGCCGCGGCCTCCGCGACCGCGATCGCGGAGGCCCTGGTGCCCGGCCGGCCCGACGGGGTCAGCGCGGACGGGCTGCTGCAGCTGGCCGTCGGCCCGGCCGGGGTGCACAGCGACGGCGAGGAGACCTTCCGCCTGCTGGGGGAGGTCGCGGCCCGGTTCGGGCTGCGCCGGCGGACCCAGAGCAACGAGCAGGTGGACGTGGCGGTCGCCGCCGAGCGGTACGGCCGCCGTCCGCTCGAGCTGCTCGCCGCGTGGGGGTGGCTGGCCCCCGACGTCACCCTCGCCCACCTCTGCGACGTGACGCCGGCCGAGGTCGAGCGGATCGCCGACGCGGGGGCGACCGCGACGCACGCCCCCGGCTGCGACCTGCCGATGGGCTGGGGCGTCGCCCCGGTCGCCGCGCTCCGGGTGGCCGGCGTCCCGGTCGGGCTGGGGACCAGCGGCGGCGGCAGCAACGACGCCGGGCACCTGCTGGCCGACGCGCGGCTGGCGATGCAGGTCGCCCCGCTGGGGGGCGGGGCGCTGGCCGCCCGGGAGGTGCTGGAGATGGCGACGACGGGGTCGGCCGCCGGCCTGGGCCGGCCCGAGCTCGGCCACCTGCGCCCCGGCGCGGCCGCCGACCTCTGCGTCTGGGACGTCTCCGGGGTCGCCGACGCGGGGGTCGCCGACCCCGTCGACGGGCTGCTCTGGGCCGCCCCCGGCCGCCGGCCCCGGCACGTCGTCGTCGCCGGGCGGGTGGTCGTCCGCGACGGCCGCCTGGTCAGCGCCGACGAGCAGTCCGTCGTCGCCGGCCTCCGGGCCCGCGTCGGTCGCTGA
- a CDS encoding TfoX/Sxy family protein produces the protein MTYDLELADRLRERLASEADVTERRMFGGLAFLVAGHLAVSASGQGGLLVRCDASDQEALERDPRVGPFVMRGRPMTGWVHADVDGSVDDADLDGWLDHGLAFARSLPPR, from the coding sequence GTGACGTACGACCTCGAGCTGGCCGACCGGCTGCGGGAGCGGCTGGCGTCGGAAGCCGACGTGACCGAGCGGCGGATGTTCGGCGGGCTCGCCTTCCTGGTGGCCGGGCACCTCGCCGTCAGCGCCAGCGGCCAGGGCGGCCTCCTGGTCCGCTGCGACGCGAGCGACCAGGAGGCGCTGGAGCGGGACCCGCGGGTGGGCCCGTTCGTCATGCGGGGCCGGCCGATGACCGGCTGGGTGCACGCCGACGTCGACGGCTCCGTCGACGACGCGGACCTCGACGGCTGGCTCGACCACGGTCTGGCCTTCGCCCGCTCGCTGCCGCCGCGCTGA